The Saprospiraceae bacterium genome includes a window with the following:
- a CDS encoding nucleotidyl transferase AbiEii/AbiGii toxin family protein produces the protein MIKDWFDSYNATSQDEISKAKREIIQYITLSGLSRSDFFSKASYYGGTALRMLYGLPRFSEDIDFSLNYTDPNFTLQDYFPYIEKECVLHGLEVDLSIKENVEPNDVDSAFLKDNTEWNIITVNQKFAPTIKIKVEIDKNPPLLFETEAKLIIRPYSFYVNTFKEPHLFAGKMHAFLFREWKTRVKGRDWYDLEWYIKRGTSLSLSHLQERAIQSDHLPKGTILDKELLSKILEDKISSTDIENAMFDIKRFIQNPKELDIWSKQYFLDLVKLMKVE, from the coding sequence ATGATAAAAGATTGGTTTGATTCATATAATGCAACTAGCCAAGATGAAATCTCAAAAGCTAAAAGAGAAATTATCCAATATATAACATTGTCAGGACTTTCGCGAAGTGATTTTTTTTCAAAAGCATCATATTATGGTGGTACTGCTTTGAGAATGTTGTATGGTTTGCCGCGTTTTTCAGAAGACATTGATTTTTCATTAAATTATACCGATCCTAATTTTACACTCCAAGATTATTTCCCATACATTGAGAAAGAATGTGTGCTTCACGGTCTTGAAGTTGATTTATCTATTAAGGAAAATGTAGAGCCAAATGATGTAGATTCAGCTTTCTTAAAAGACAATACAGAGTGGAACATTATAACGGTTAACCAAAAGTTCGCACCGACGATCAAGATAAAAGTGGAGATTGATAAAAATCCACCATTATTGTTTGAAACAGAAGCGAAATTAATTATCAGACCATATTCGTTTTATGTCAATACTTTTAAAGAGCCGCATTTATTTGCTGGGAAAATGCACGCTTTTCTATTCAGAGAATGGAAAACTCGGGTAAAGGGAAGGGATTGGTATGATTTAGAATGGTATATCAAAAGAGGTACGTCTTTATCACTTAGCCATTTGCAAGAAAGGGCAATACAAAGTGATCATTTACCTAAAGGCACAATATTGGATAAAGAGCTTTTATCAAAAATTCTTGAAGATAAAATTTCAAGCACTGACATAGAAAATGCCATGTTTGATATTAAAAGATTCATCCAAAACCCAAAAGAACTCGATATTTGGTCAAAACAATACTTCCTTGATTTGGTAAAATTGATGAAGGTGGAGTAG